A region from the Linepithema humile isolate Giens D197 chromosome 1, Lhum_UNIL_v1.0, whole genome shotgun sequence genome encodes:
- the LOC136998406 gene encoding uncharacterized protein yields the protein MLKPTPTPKPTPTPTPTPSSTPTPTLTLTSTPTPIKYTRPNESSFRSTPLSSVAYDGWQPLRLWLRLRLRLRLRLWLRQGLPATVAAAATAGAYECGCGYGWARLHSYGPLYNSSLMLDISDLLKNGPAATPMSMIKFADASTPTPSPKRTPAPNAVVYANAKTYANAKAYANTNSYAIVNAHAHADANVNTNANKIYEA from the exons atgctaaaacctacgccaacgccaaagcctacgccaacaccaactcctacgccatcgtcaacgcccacgcccacgctgacgctaacgtcaacaccaacgccaataaaatatacgaggcctaacgaatcatctttcag atcaactccgctctcgtccgttgcgtatgatggatggcaaccgctacggctatggctacggctgcggctacggttacggctacggctatggctacggcaagggctgccggcaacggttgcggctgcggctacggctggtgcctacgaatgcggctgcggctacggttgggctaggctacatagctacgggccactctataattcgtcgctaatgctggacattagcgacttattgaagaatggccctgcggccacgcctatgtcaatgatcaagtttgcggacgcgtctacgcccacgccgtcgccaaagcgcacgccagcccccaacgccgtagtctacgctaatgctaaaacctacgccaacgccaaagcctacgccaacaccaactcctacgccatcgtcaacgcccacgcccacgctgacgctaacgtcaacaccaacgccaataaaatatacgaggcctaa
- the LOC136997231 gene encoding uncharacterized protein: MSAVRARLGGAAKASRPDGTPGRSWALATRVLGDRMGRLFTACLRSGAFSSRWRRANLVLLQKDGKPPEQPSAYRPICLLDEAAAPVSPGSPVGLPPGQNVRIQGRNRRGVREEDVPRGSTGVCFGPDAVEFRLPEWTSQDGESVVSPPAQSRRSRCQSPAPLHEHRPIGISLRGTDLGKRLMANKRASALVRKADRRMAIRVARCYRTVSYVASTTLAKVLPFDLVASSRAEAYRCAIEVGRSGISPEIIPKKMEREKARARRWALREWKHRLGEHNTPGLPELKTVETIQPCLQKWVGRRGGGISFCLAQVFTGYDCFGDYLCRIGKQRTTRCYHCAANRDSAQHTLEECPAWTVERRALVEMVGGNLSLPSLVRGMLEREESWVAVSSFCETVMSRKEKVERERRGEGGTTSSQRRRRRGQGGGRIRPCPPRLGVNNAP, from the exons ATGTCCGCAGTGCGGGCCAGGCTTGGCGGTGCGGCCAAGGCGTCTAGACCCGACGGAACTCCCGGCAGGTCATGGGCCCTGGCGACGAGGGTGCTGGGCGATCGGATGGGGCGGCTGTTCACCGCCTGCCTCAGATCCGGTGCCTTCTCCTCGCGGTGGAGGAGAGCCAATCTGGTTCTCCTCCAAAAAGATGGCAAGCCGCCGGAGCAACCCTCCGCATACCGGCCTATATGCTTGCTGGATGAGGCGG CTGCTCCCGTATCTCCGGGCAGTCCTGTGGGACTACCTCCGGGGCAGAACGTTCGCATACAAGGACGGAACAGGCGCGGTGTGCGAGAGGAGGATGTACCGCGGGGTTCCACAGGGGTCTGTTTTGGGCCTGATGCTGTGGAATTTCGG CTCCCAGAGTGGACCTCCCAGGATGGCGAAAGCGTTGTGTCGCCTCCTGCCCAATCTCGACGATCCAGGTGCCAAAGTCCGGCACCTTTACACGAACACCGTCCGATTGGTATTTCTTTACGGGGCACCGATTTGGGCAAACGACTGATGGCCAATAAACGCGCCAGCGCCTTGGTGCGTAAGGCCGATCGGCGCATGGCCATCAGGGTCGCCCGTTGTTATCGGACGGTGTCGTACGTGGCGTCCACGACCCTGGCAAAGGTGCTCCCGTTCGACCTAGTCGCTAGTTCGCGCGCCGAAGCTTATCGGTGCGCGATTGAGGTCGGACGGAGTGGCATTTCCCCGGAAATCATTCCCAAGAAAATGGAAAGGGAAAAGGCGAGGGCCCGGAGGTGGGCGCTCAGAGAGTGGAAACACCGACTGGGCGAACACAATACTCCGGGTCTTCCGGAACTGAAGACCGTCGAGACTATCCAGCCCTGCCTACAGAAGTGGGTAGGCAGGAGGGGAGGCGGAATTTCGTTCTGCCTGGCGCAGGTTTTCACCGGGTATGATTGCTTTGGTGACTACCTGTGCCGAATAGGTAAGCAGCGCACTACGCGGTGCTACCATTGCGCGGCCAACCGGGACTCGGCGCAGCACACGCTGGAGGAGTGCCCAGCGTGGACCGTAGAGCGTCGGGCCCTGGTCGAAATGGTGGGCGGAAacctctctcttccttcccTGGTTAGAGGGATGTTGGAAAGAGAGGAGAGTTGGGTGGCAGTCTCCTCCTTCTGTGAGACGGTAATGTCTCGGAAGGAGAAGGTTGAGCGGGAgagaaggggggagggaggcACGACCTCCTCtcagagaaggaggaggaggggccAAGGAGGTGGCCGGATAAGGCCATGCCCTCCGCGCCTAGGCGTGAATAACGCGCCGTGA